The proteins below are encoded in one region of Scophthalmus maximus strain ysfricsl-2021 chromosome 4, ASM2237912v1, whole genome shotgun sequence:
- the zdhhc13 gene encoding putative palmitoyltransferase ZDHHC13 isoform X2: protein MDWTENDHGCNHGHAGHSHSHGPRAAAFGGMAPPFAPAFHGPFGKGAADPTMDVAQQPKKRSHMDDSGSWDIVKATQFGILERCKELVDAGYDVRLPDKENVTLLHWAAINNRAELVKYYISKGAIVDQLGGDLNSTPLHWAIRQGQLPMVIQLMRYGADPSVADGEGYRALHLAILFQHMAIAAYLMAKGQEVDGPDCNGQTPLMLAAQKIIGPEPTNFLIKNNASVSAVDKVKRDTPLHCAVLAGNVDAAHILLDAGASVDAENINGHTPIDLAHQVHSPLLIHMLNAVKRERIRSNSRCLRIVNRYRVILQVLLCTAMFGSVGAIVDMNSESWLLKGILLACVIGVVNLAMRHLPSPAFQSLLPAASLVASVFWMLVTWFLWFLPDGPSATVQVLFTLNTTALLYYYLRTCRTDPGVVKATEEEKKMNVLVLAEAGCLDPRIFCTSCMIKKPMRAQHCFSCDACVAKQDHHSVWTNGCIGARNHRYFILFLLALVFMGVWMFYGCLVYWSTHCVLHYEEQGVWGVVSALVGCSPWVLSIFLLACYHTCWSSLILLLQLYQIAFLGLTTAERTSLTLHQRKQRQSVSLRQNPYNLGVVRNLVSFFHLRCCGLVKPAVIDWTQQFPPGREQPLFGQADLV from the exons ATGGACTGGACGGAGAAC GATCACGGCTGTAACCACGGACACGCGGGCCACTCCCACAGCCACGGGCCGAGAGCGGCGGCGTTCGGCGGGATGGCTCCTCCCTTCGCGCCGGCTTTCCACGGGCCGTTTGGCAAAGGCGCAGCCGATCCGACGATGGACGTCGCCCAGCAGCCGAAGAAGCGCTCGCACATGGACGACAGCGGCAGCTGGGACATCGTCAAGGCAACACA GTTCGGTATCCTGGAGCGCTGTAAGGAGCTGGTGGACGCCGGATACGACGTCAGGCTGCCGGACAAAGAGAACGTGACCCTGCTGCACTGGGCGGCCATCAACAACCGCGCCGAGCTGGTCAA GTATTACATTTCCAAAGGGGCGATCGTGGACCAGCTCGGAGGAGACCTGAACTCCACTCCTCTGCACTGGGCCATAAG GCAGGGCCAACTCCCCATGGTGATCCAGCTGATGAGATACGGAGCGGATCCGTCCGTCGCCGACGGAGAAGGTTACCGCGCCCTCCACCTCGCCATCCTGTTCCAGCACATGGCCATAGCAGCTTATCTGATGGCTAAAGGACAG gaAGTTGACGGGCCCGACTGCAACGGACAGACGCCGCTGATGTTGGCAGCCCAGAAGATTATCGG GCCTGAACCCACGAACTTCTTGATCAAGAACAACGCGTCTGTGAGCGCCGTGGACAAAGTGAAAAGGGACACGCCGCTGCACTGCGCCGTGCTGGCGGGAAATGTGGACGCCGCCCACATCCTGCTGGACGCTGGCGCCAGTGTGGACGCAGAGAACATCAAC GGTCACACGCCCATCGACCTGGCGCACCAGGTTCACAGTCCGCTGCTCATCCACATGCTCAACGCCGTCAAACGGGAGAGGATCCGCTCCAACTCGCGCTGCCTGCGGATCGTCAACAGATACAGG GTGATTCTGCAGGTGTTGCTCTGCACGGCCATGTTCGGGAGCGTGGGTGCGATAGTGGACATGAACTCCGAGTCCTGGCTGCTCAAAGGCATCCTGCTGGCCTGCGTGATCGGTGTGGTCAACCTGGCCATGAG GCATTTACCGAGTCCGGCCTTCCAGTCTCTCCTCCCGGCTGCATCCCTCGTGGCATCAGTGTTCTGGATGCTCGTCAcctggttcctctggttcctgcCAG ATGGACCCAGCGCCACAGTGCAGGTTCTGTTCACCCTGAACACCACCGCTCTGCTCTACTACTACCTCCGCACCTGCAGGACAGACCCCGGCGTCGTCAAGGCAAccgaggaagagaagaaaatg AACGTGTTGGTGTTGGCTGAAGCCGGTTGTCTGGACCCCAGAATATTCTGCACCTCCTGCATG ATAAAGAAGCCGATGAGAGCGCAGCACTGCTTCAGCTGCGACGCCTGCGTGGCGAAGCAGGACCACCACTCGGTCTGGACCAACGGCTGCATCG GTGCGAGGAACCATCGCTACTTCATCCTGTTCCTGCTGGCGCTCGTGTTCATGGGAGTCTGGATGTTCTACGGTTGTCTCGTGT ACTGGTCGACTCACTGTGTGCTGCACTATGAGGAGCAGGGCGTGTGGGGCGTGGTCTCTGCCCTGGTCGGCTGCTCCCCCTGGGTGCTCAGCATCTTCCTGCTGGCCTGCTACCACACCTGCTGGTCCAGCTtgatcctgctgctgcagctctaccaG ATCGCCTTCCTGGGACTGACCACGGCCGAGCGGACGAGCCTGACACTTCACCAGCGGAAGCAGCGGCAGTCCGTCTCCCTCCGACAGAATCCGTACAA TCTGGGCGTGGTGCGGAACCTGGTCTCCTTCTTCCACCTGCGTTGTTGCGGCCTCGTCAAACCGGCCGTGATCGACTGGACGCAGCAGTTTCCGCCCGGACGCGAGCAGCCATTGTTCGGACAGGCCGACCTGGTCTGA
- the zdhhc13 gene encoding putative palmitoyltransferase ZDHHC13 isoform X1: MAIDLHIWSDTNILQPLLSTQRMKTSCRDHGCNHGHAGHSHSHGPRAAAFGGMAPPFAPAFHGPFGKGAADPTMDVAQQPKKRSHMDDSGSWDIVKATQFGILERCKELVDAGYDVRLPDKENVTLLHWAAINNRAELVKYYISKGAIVDQLGGDLNSTPLHWAIRQGQLPMVIQLMRYGADPSVADGEGYRALHLAILFQHMAIAAYLMAKGQEVDGPDCNGQTPLMLAAQKIIGPEPTNFLIKNNASVSAVDKVKRDTPLHCAVLAGNVDAAHILLDAGASVDAENINGHTPIDLAHQVHSPLLIHMLNAVKRERIRSNSRCLRIVNRYRVILQVLLCTAMFGSVGAIVDMNSESWLLKGILLACVIGVVNLAMRHLPSPAFQSLLPAASLVASVFWMLVTWFLWFLPDGPSATVQVLFTLNTTALLYYYLRTCRTDPGVVKATEEEKKMNVLVLAEAGCLDPRIFCTSCMIKKPMRAQHCFSCDACVAKQDHHSVWTNGCIGARNHRYFILFLLALVFMGVWMFYGCLVYWSTHCVLHYEEQGVWGVVSALVGCSPWVLSIFLLACYHTCWSSLILLLQLYQIAFLGLTTAERTSLTLHQRKQRQSVSLRQNPYNLGVVRNLVSFFHLRCCGLVKPAVIDWTQQFPPGREQPLFGQADLV; the protein is encoded by the exons ATGGCCATCGACCTCCACATCTGGTCTGACACAAACATCCTCCAGCCGCTCCTTTCCACCCAGAGGATGAAAACCAGCTGCCGG GATCACGGCTGTAACCACGGACACGCGGGCCACTCCCACAGCCACGGGCCGAGAGCGGCGGCGTTCGGCGGGATGGCTCCTCCCTTCGCGCCGGCTTTCCACGGGCCGTTTGGCAAAGGCGCAGCCGATCCGACGATGGACGTCGCCCAGCAGCCGAAGAAGCGCTCGCACATGGACGACAGCGGCAGCTGGGACATCGTCAAGGCAACACA GTTCGGTATCCTGGAGCGCTGTAAGGAGCTGGTGGACGCCGGATACGACGTCAGGCTGCCGGACAAAGAGAACGTGACCCTGCTGCACTGGGCGGCCATCAACAACCGCGCCGAGCTGGTCAA GTATTACATTTCCAAAGGGGCGATCGTGGACCAGCTCGGAGGAGACCTGAACTCCACTCCTCTGCACTGGGCCATAAG GCAGGGCCAACTCCCCATGGTGATCCAGCTGATGAGATACGGAGCGGATCCGTCCGTCGCCGACGGAGAAGGTTACCGCGCCCTCCACCTCGCCATCCTGTTCCAGCACATGGCCATAGCAGCTTATCTGATGGCTAAAGGACAG gaAGTTGACGGGCCCGACTGCAACGGACAGACGCCGCTGATGTTGGCAGCCCAGAAGATTATCGG GCCTGAACCCACGAACTTCTTGATCAAGAACAACGCGTCTGTGAGCGCCGTGGACAAAGTGAAAAGGGACACGCCGCTGCACTGCGCCGTGCTGGCGGGAAATGTGGACGCCGCCCACATCCTGCTGGACGCTGGCGCCAGTGTGGACGCAGAGAACATCAAC GGTCACACGCCCATCGACCTGGCGCACCAGGTTCACAGTCCGCTGCTCATCCACATGCTCAACGCCGTCAAACGGGAGAGGATCCGCTCCAACTCGCGCTGCCTGCGGATCGTCAACAGATACAGG GTGATTCTGCAGGTGTTGCTCTGCACGGCCATGTTCGGGAGCGTGGGTGCGATAGTGGACATGAACTCCGAGTCCTGGCTGCTCAAAGGCATCCTGCTGGCCTGCGTGATCGGTGTGGTCAACCTGGCCATGAG GCATTTACCGAGTCCGGCCTTCCAGTCTCTCCTCCCGGCTGCATCCCTCGTGGCATCAGTGTTCTGGATGCTCGTCAcctggttcctctggttcctgcCAG ATGGACCCAGCGCCACAGTGCAGGTTCTGTTCACCCTGAACACCACCGCTCTGCTCTACTACTACCTCCGCACCTGCAGGACAGACCCCGGCGTCGTCAAGGCAAccgaggaagagaagaaaatg AACGTGTTGGTGTTGGCTGAAGCCGGTTGTCTGGACCCCAGAATATTCTGCACCTCCTGCATG ATAAAGAAGCCGATGAGAGCGCAGCACTGCTTCAGCTGCGACGCCTGCGTGGCGAAGCAGGACCACCACTCGGTCTGGACCAACGGCTGCATCG GTGCGAGGAACCATCGCTACTTCATCCTGTTCCTGCTGGCGCTCGTGTTCATGGGAGTCTGGATGTTCTACGGTTGTCTCGTGT ACTGGTCGACTCACTGTGTGCTGCACTATGAGGAGCAGGGCGTGTGGGGCGTGGTCTCTGCCCTGGTCGGCTGCTCCCCCTGGGTGCTCAGCATCTTCCTGCTGGCCTGCTACCACACCTGCTGGTCCAGCTtgatcctgctgctgcagctctaccaG ATCGCCTTCCTGGGACTGACCACGGCCGAGCGGACGAGCCTGACACTTCACCAGCGGAAGCAGCGGCAGTCCGTCTCCCTCCGACAGAATCCGTACAA TCTGGGCGTGGTGCGGAACCTGGTCTCCTTCTTCCACCTGCGTTGTTGCGGCCTCGTCAAACCGGCCGTGATCGACTGGACGCAGCAGTTTCCGCCCGGACGCGAGCAGCCATTGTTCGGACAGGCCGACCTGGTCTGA
- the zdhhc13 gene encoding putative palmitoyltransferase ZDHHC13 isoform X3 gives MAPPFAPAFHGPFGKGAADPTMDVAQQPKKRSHMDDSGSWDIVKATQFGILERCKELVDAGYDVRLPDKENVTLLHWAAINNRAELVKYYISKGAIVDQLGGDLNSTPLHWAIRQGQLPMVIQLMRYGADPSVADGEGYRALHLAILFQHMAIAAYLMAKGQEVDGPDCNGQTPLMLAAQKIIGPEPTNFLIKNNASVSAVDKVKRDTPLHCAVLAGNVDAAHILLDAGASVDAENINGHTPIDLAHQVHSPLLIHMLNAVKRERIRSNSRCLRIVNRYRVILQVLLCTAMFGSVGAIVDMNSESWLLKGILLACVIGVVNLAMRHLPSPAFQSLLPAASLVASVFWMLVTWFLWFLPDGPSATVQVLFTLNTTALLYYYLRTCRTDPGVVKATEEEKKMNVLVLAEAGCLDPRIFCTSCMIKKPMRAQHCFSCDACVAKQDHHSVWTNGCIGARNHRYFILFLLALVFMGVWMFYGCLVYWSTHCVLHYEEQGVWGVVSALVGCSPWVLSIFLLACYHTCWSSLILLLQLYQIAFLGLTTAERTSLTLHQRKQRQSVSLRQNPYNLGVVRNLVSFFHLRCCGLVKPAVIDWTQQFPPGREQPLFGQADLV, from the exons ATGGCTCCTCCCTTCGCGCCGGCTTTCCACGGGCCGTTTGGCAAAGGCGCAGCCGATCCGACGATGGACGTCGCCCAGCAGCCGAAGAAGCGCTCGCACATGGACGACAGCGGCAGCTGGGACATCGTCAAGGCAACACA GTTCGGTATCCTGGAGCGCTGTAAGGAGCTGGTGGACGCCGGATACGACGTCAGGCTGCCGGACAAAGAGAACGTGACCCTGCTGCACTGGGCGGCCATCAACAACCGCGCCGAGCTGGTCAA GTATTACATTTCCAAAGGGGCGATCGTGGACCAGCTCGGAGGAGACCTGAACTCCACTCCTCTGCACTGGGCCATAAG GCAGGGCCAACTCCCCATGGTGATCCAGCTGATGAGATACGGAGCGGATCCGTCCGTCGCCGACGGAGAAGGTTACCGCGCCCTCCACCTCGCCATCCTGTTCCAGCACATGGCCATAGCAGCTTATCTGATGGCTAAAGGACAG gaAGTTGACGGGCCCGACTGCAACGGACAGACGCCGCTGATGTTGGCAGCCCAGAAGATTATCGG GCCTGAACCCACGAACTTCTTGATCAAGAACAACGCGTCTGTGAGCGCCGTGGACAAAGTGAAAAGGGACACGCCGCTGCACTGCGCCGTGCTGGCGGGAAATGTGGACGCCGCCCACATCCTGCTGGACGCTGGCGCCAGTGTGGACGCAGAGAACATCAAC GGTCACACGCCCATCGACCTGGCGCACCAGGTTCACAGTCCGCTGCTCATCCACATGCTCAACGCCGTCAAACGGGAGAGGATCCGCTCCAACTCGCGCTGCCTGCGGATCGTCAACAGATACAGG GTGATTCTGCAGGTGTTGCTCTGCACGGCCATGTTCGGGAGCGTGGGTGCGATAGTGGACATGAACTCCGAGTCCTGGCTGCTCAAAGGCATCCTGCTGGCCTGCGTGATCGGTGTGGTCAACCTGGCCATGAG GCATTTACCGAGTCCGGCCTTCCAGTCTCTCCTCCCGGCTGCATCCCTCGTGGCATCAGTGTTCTGGATGCTCGTCAcctggttcctctggttcctgcCAG ATGGACCCAGCGCCACAGTGCAGGTTCTGTTCACCCTGAACACCACCGCTCTGCTCTACTACTACCTCCGCACCTGCAGGACAGACCCCGGCGTCGTCAAGGCAAccgaggaagagaagaaaatg AACGTGTTGGTGTTGGCTGAAGCCGGTTGTCTGGACCCCAGAATATTCTGCACCTCCTGCATG ATAAAGAAGCCGATGAGAGCGCAGCACTGCTTCAGCTGCGACGCCTGCGTGGCGAAGCAGGACCACCACTCGGTCTGGACCAACGGCTGCATCG GTGCGAGGAACCATCGCTACTTCATCCTGTTCCTGCTGGCGCTCGTGTTCATGGGAGTCTGGATGTTCTACGGTTGTCTCGTGT ACTGGTCGACTCACTGTGTGCTGCACTATGAGGAGCAGGGCGTGTGGGGCGTGGTCTCTGCCCTGGTCGGCTGCTCCCCCTGGGTGCTCAGCATCTTCCTGCTGGCCTGCTACCACACCTGCTGGTCCAGCTtgatcctgctgctgcagctctaccaG ATCGCCTTCCTGGGACTGACCACGGCCGAGCGGACGAGCCTGACACTTCACCAGCGGAAGCAGCGGCAGTCCGTCTCCCTCCGACAGAATCCGTACAA TCTGGGCGTGGTGCGGAACCTGGTCTCCTTCTTCCACCTGCGTTGTTGCGGCCTCGTCAAACCGGCCGTGATCGACTGGACGCAGCAGTTTCCGCCCGGACGCGAGCAGCCATTGTTCGGACAGGCCGACCTGGTCTGA
- the csrp3 gene encoding cysteine and glycine-rich protein 3 has product MPNWGGGAQCSACEETVYHAEEIQCNGRSFHKTCFICMTCRKGLDSTTVAAHESEVYCKSCYGKKYGPKGYGYGQGAGALSSDPPGRNVDPQPHDSKAKPSAANSNPAKSSQKFGGADRCPRCTKAVYAAEKVMGAGKPWHKTCFRCLLCGKSLESTTVTDKDGELYCKVCYAKNFGPKGFGLGNAAMLEERQ; this is encoded by the exons ATGCCAAACTGGGGAGGCGGAGCCCAGTGTTCGGCCTGCGAGGAGACGGTGTACCACGCCGAGGAGATCCAGTGCAACGGGAGGAGCTTCCATAAGACCTGCTTCATCTGCA TGACCTGCAGGAAGGGGCTGGACAGCACCACGGTGGCGGCGCACGAGTCCGAGGTCTACTGCAAGTCCTGCTACGGCAAGAAGTACGGGCCTAAAGGATACGGATACGGACAGGGGGCCGGAGCTCTGAGCTCTGACCCGCCGGGACGGAACGTGGACCCGCAGCCTCACGA CTCCAAAGCCAAACCTTCCGCGGCGAACTCCAATCCCGCCAAATCTTCCCAGAAGTTCGGCGGAGCGGACCGCTGCCCTCGCTGCACCAAGGCCGTGTACGCCGCGGAGAAGGTGATGGGAGCAGGCAAG ccctGGCATAAAACCTGCTTCCGCTGTTTACTGTGTGGCAAAAGCCTGGAGTCGACCACAGTGACGGACAAGGACGGAGAGCTGTACTGTAAag TTTGCTACGCCAAGAACTTTGGCCCAAAAGGCTTCGGGCTTGGAAACGCCGCCATGTTGGAGGAGCGACAGTGA
- the e2f8 gene encoding transcription factor E2F8 has product MGPLATPKKGREVRSVDPWTPTSNLKMLISAASPDIRNREKELCMDHDGREALDSARDTENGEESEKMISRKEKSLGLLCHKFLARYPDYPNPELNNDICLDDVATELSVERRRIYDIMNVLESLHMVSRSAKNRYWWHGRSKLAQTLAILKQVGEEHRYGQQMQQIRQRILLDREFDFDGDEKENESEEVAPAELESGEHGQRELFFVELPGVEFKAASVNSRKDKSLRVMSQKFVMLFLVSSPRVVSLDVAAKILIGEDQGADQDKNKFKTKVRRLYDIANVLRSLKLIEKVHVTEERGRKPAFEWVGPVEFPQVKDLESSASECPAKKKNVLESRASVDNCAKKLFSSPPGGKRRFTRHQSLIKLAKSIQDDRRKINSAPSSPVKSAAGDSSNTDLPNKMAQLAAICKIQLDQESVTVKPAANAAARFEPTSSSSVEPPRAALLTPTQEPGVNATVYLTPLAAKPAGPLAYIPTQCSPLIPVLLPQQRCSGPYAVYLQPSSLRPNPLARPQPTSLAVRSMTFEDRTGQSPTGQSAARASDVSPLALKRLRPDSASESSPSKAKRTDPNFKDASPKLCEILQARLKARCGNQLPSRPSPRALHLDPEFVNTPGGGGASQTLEQSLENFLDREDKTGYSDGEAGLTPVRAVPLTPGQLHSETLVPAGYLIPISQQSLISYRETKGSGGEGSNKASTPTYNIYQTPTAGSRPALPQEITPTGLRLHGPAAADSPRTAQQQQQQQQQQQQQQQQHAHHLHSPSPAILNFTLQNLGLISASSPVGAAFATPQTPERANTLSSPLALQQRGMMFIKPVSPVPVHQTVSAHPVTLISLQQMTTPKGAGLPPHSFFHTPGPLSPLAAVVTTTGGHAAAKTVYIPQRKLDTEDS; this is encoded by the exons ATGGGTCCCCTGGCTACGCctaaaaaagggagggaagtGCGTTCAGTTGACCCCTGGACGCCGACCTCCAACCTCAAAATGCTCATCAGCGCTGCCAGTCCTGACATCCGGAACCGGGAGAAGGAGCTGTGCATGGACCATGACGGGCGGGAAGCTCTCGACTCTGCACgg GACACTGAGAACGGAGAAGAGTCTGAGAAAATGATCAGCAGAAAAGAGAAGAGTCTGGGCTTGCTCTGTCACAAGTTCCTCGCCCGCTACCCGGATTACCCGAACCCGGAGCTCAACAACGACATCTGCCTGGACGACGTGGCCACGGAGCTCA GCGTGGAGCGCCGGCGCATCTACGACATCATGAACGTGCTGGAGAGCCTGCACATGGTGAGCCGCTCGGCCAAGAACCGCTACTGGTGGCACGGCCGCTCCAAGCTGGCGCAGACGCTCGCCATCCTGAAGCAGGTGGGCGAGGAGCACCGGTACGGCCAGCAGATGCAGCAGATCCGGCAGCGAATCCTCCTGGACAGGGAGTTCGACTTCGACGGCGACGAGAAGGAGAACGAGAGCGAGGAGGTGGCGCCGGCGGAGCTGGAGAGCGGGGAGCACGGGCAGAGGGAGCTCTTCTTCGTGGAGCTTCCGGGAGTAGAGTTCAAAGCAG CCTCCGTGAACAGTCGGAAGGACAAATCTCTGCGGGTGATGAGCCAGAAGTTCGTCATGCTCTTTCTGGTGTCGAGTCCTCGCGTGGTCAGTCTGGACGTGGCCGCGAAGATCCTGATCGGGGAGGACCAGGGCGCCGACCAGGACAAGAACAAGTTCAAGA CCAAGGTGCGGCGGCTCTACGACATAGCGAACGTGCTGCGGAGCCTGAAGCTCATCGAGAAAGTCCACGTGACCGAGGAGAGGGGCAGGAAACCGGCCTTCGAGTGGGTGGGCCCCGTGGAATTCCCACAAGTCAAAG ACCTGGAGAGCTCCGCGTCCGAGTGCCCGGCCAAGAAGAAGAATGTCCTGGAGTCCCGTGCGTCGGTGGACAACTGTGCCAAAAAGCTCTTTTCGTCGCCGCCCGGAGGTAAACGCCGTTTCACCCGGCACCAGTCCCTCATCAAGCTGGCGAAGAGCATCCAGGACGACCGGCGCAAGATCAACTCGGCCCCCAGCAGCCCCGTCAAGAGCGCCGCCG GAGATTCATCAAACACAGACTTGCCAAACAAGATGGCTCAACTTGCGGCAATTTGTAAAATCCAGCTTGACCAGGAGTCAGT GACTGTGAAACCTGCTGCTAATGCTGCTGCGAGGTTCGAGCCGACCTCCTCCAGTTCTGTGGAACCGCCTCGGGCTGCGCTACTGACTCCGACCCAGGAGCCCGGAGTCAACGCTACCGTCTACCTCACGCCACTGGCGGCCAAGCCCGCGGGCCCCCTCGCCTACATCCCCACGCAGTGTTCGCCCCTGATCCCCGTCCTCCTGCCTCAGCAGCGGTGCAGCGGGCCGTACGCCGTGTACCTGCAACCGTCTTCCCTCAGGCCCAACCCCCTGGCCCGGCCGCAGCCGACCAGCCTCGCCGTGCGCTCCATGACCTTCGAGGACAGGACCGGGCAGAGCCCGACGGGTCAGTCCGCCGCCAGGGCGTCCGACGTCAGCCCCTTGGCGCTCAAACGGCTGCGTCCCGATTCGGCCTCGGAGAGCAGCCCGTCCAAAGCCAAGAGGACGGACCCCAACTTCAAG GACGCGTCTCCGAAGCTCTGTGAGATCCTGCAGGCGCGTCTGAAGGCCCGCTGCGGGAACCAGCTCCCCAGCCGGCCCTCGCCGCGCGCCCTCCACCTGGACCCGGAGTTCGTCAACACccctggcggcggcggcgccagCCAGACGCTGGAGCAGAGCCTGGAGAACTTCCTGGACCGAGAGGACAAGACGGGGTACTCCGACGGCGAGGCCGGGTTGACGCCGGTCAGAGCCGTGCCCCTCACGCCCGGACAGCTCCACTCCGAG ACTTTAGTACCGGCCGGATACCTGATCCCAATCTCCCAGCAGTCCCTCATCAGCTACAGGGAAACTAAAGGTTCAGGGGGAGAAGGCAGCAACAAGGCCTCGACCCCCACGTACAACATTTACCAAACACCAACCGCAG GCTCCCGACCTGCCCTGCCCCAGGAGATTACACCCACCGGCCTTCGCCTTCACGGACCCGCTGCTGCCGACTCCCCGCGCaccgcgcagcagcagcagcagcagcagcagcagcagcagcagcagcagcagcagcatgccCACCACCTCCACAGCCCCAGTCCGGCCATCCTCAACTTCACCCTGCAGAACCTGGGCCTGATCTCCGCCTCCAGCCCAGTAGGCGCTGCCTTCGCCACCCCCCAGACCCCGGAGCGAGCCAACACCCTGAGCAGCCCGCTGGCTCTGCAGCAGAGGGGCATGATGTTCATCAAACCCGTGTCCCCCGTCCCCGTCCACCAGACTGTATCTGCTCATCCGGTGACCCTGATCAGTTTACAACAG ATGACGACCCCCAAAGGCGCCGGACTCCCCCCGCACAGCTTCTTCCACACGCCCGGCCCCCTCTCGCCTCTGGCCGCCGTGGTAACCACCACAGGTGGACACGCGGCCGCCAAAACTGTTTACATCCCTCAGAGAAAGCTGGACACTGAGGACTCGTGA